The Coffea arabica cultivar ET-39 chromosome 10e, Coffea Arabica ET-39 HiFi, whole genome shotgun sequence region tTGTGAGGATATCGACATTGACCCTAAAAACAGCTATATACACAGAGTTTTTATGGTCAGTGAGTGATGAAATCAGGTTGGCTTAGTTAAGCTTTATAGATGTTCACATTTGAGAATTCTCCAGATCGTTTGTTGCCTTGATCACATGGTGAAAGCTAAGCCTAAAATTCCGCCTGGCATTCATTGAGTGGGAGAATTCAGATTGTTGGCCACCGACCTAACGCAATTCTaaaattatccttttatttatgtaCCACCAACTACTAGTAGTGGACTCGTAATTGCATTTATGTGGAGGGGAGGGATAACGCGgttttcaaaagaaagtaaatgaAAGATTACAGTACAGGCTGCTCCTCCTGCTGTTGCCAATTATACTTTTGCATAATTTTTTCTACCAAAGTGTACACAACTCGGAAAAAATGAACGGTAATTTTTAGAATCTTTTGTTATAGCAAGCCTGCTCTGTTTTTTCCTGTGTAGACCCAGCCTCTTCGGCTGCTTTATCTAGATTGCCCAACTAATCATATTCTGACGTAACCCGAAGAGAAGATCAAGCGGCGCTATTTTCAAGTCATAATCATTGCTTAACCATCTTGATTTTTTCCTCAACATCATTAAGGGAGTTAGGTTCTTCCACTGAACAACAAAAGCAAGTATTTTGTCATTGACAGCGCACTTTCCAAGTgcaagatgaaaataaaaactAGTAGTATTAAAATGGCTCGAAGAATTCACTTACAAGGATTTTCCCTAACAATACAAGTGAATGTAATATTGGAGGGGTTGAATACTCGTATCAGGGAAAAGAACAGTCACTATGTTAATGTGCGTTTTCAGCAGAATTAGATATTTAACAGTTTAAGTATACTCGGAATGTTCATTTCTAATTTCTGAGATGTTcttcaaataattaaaatttccTGTAATTGCCACCAAGCTGATTACTTGCACACCATTTATTCTCGTGGCTACGAAGACACACCTGACGACGAATTGTTCCCAGAGCGGCTAATATCTAATGGAAACTGCATCAAAGTATCCTCCCGGCAGAGATCCTAAACATTTGGGGGAAGCTGATATCAATTATATATTGCATCACACTACAGTGTATCAAAATATTCAGATAAACATACCTTTGCAGATGCCAAATAATTGGGAACACCAGGGTTATTCTGAGCTGATGATTGCAATCCAAATGAGAATGCTGAGCTGCTATTATTTGTCATTGAAGCTATAGCAAGTTGCTGGCTTGAGATTTTAGGATTGGAAACCCCAAATGCTGCTTGCATTGCAACCTCTTGGTTGCTAGACAATGTATGTTTTCCTCCACTTGTATTTGGCATCACATCACCCTCATTAAAATCCATGGGAAGCTGCATTGGTTGTAGGGATCCCGATACATAGTTTGGATGGAAACTGAGTCCATTTCTTATTGTCAACATCTGGAAAGCCAAGCCAAGTAAAAACTATAAGTAGCAGCAGTAACATGCATTGCTACCAAATGACACCCTTCTCTGCGATACAGAAGAAAAGATTGCAAAGTTTCCATGAAAGAAAGCAAAATCCATCTGCAAGTAGCCATGAACAAAAAGCTGAAGTCTACCAATCTTGCATACTGCATTGGTGCATTCCCAAGCATAGAATGATGGCCTAGAATATTACCTCATCCCCATCTTTTAAGTACCTCTAGCcatacgttttttttttttccatatgtTCAACTCCATAAGTCCACTTTAAATGTTTCAAACTACTTCCACCTATAATGATCTATTGACAAAACAGGTAGCTACCAAAAGCAAAATTTCATTAGTAACATGCCACCAGACAAAGAAGACCATTTAATAAGAACCTATATGATAGTAACAATTGACTATGGCCTCAAAGTTCTTCCCATGAACAATAATATGTATACTGGCTTACGAAGTTAGATTGGTTTATGTGTTCTTAAACTTGGATATTTTTGCTTGCTAGGAGTAGAGTTTAAAAACAATAGCATACGGTGTACAGAGATATCTCAATTTCATAGTCCAGATTGACTGAACATACAGGAAGTTCTGAATAAATCATGTCAAGTTTAAGGGGAAATTTTATTCTTGTCAAAGCATACTGACATTCACAGCTCAAGTTTTGGTATTAAAGATGTAATACCATTATTTAATATGTGTCAAATACAATCAATACATTTTTTCCATTCCCCTTATTAAGTGTGCAAAAGGCATTTGCATATCGTCATGCTTAAATGTCAGAACTCACATCAGGCTTTAACATGATGACAATCATCTGCCAGTACAACAAGAAAGTGGTATCATGTAACCATGAATTTATAGTGGTGATATTTAATTAAAGAGCAGCACCAAGACAAGTAAAAACCTGAACTTGTAGTTGAAGCTGTTTGAGGTATTCAATCGCTTCGTCCAGCATTGATGCCTTGTCTGTCTATCAAACAAATGAGCCAGAAACATCATGCTGATCTAAGTCAAGAGCTATGGCAATGTTATCTAAAGCTTAAGAAAAAGGAATCAATACAGTGCGAGGTAATAGATACTTTATTCGAATTTGGAATTAAGTTCTGCAGCGCTTTCAATTTCTCATTTATTCTGCTCCTCCTCCTCTGAGAATGAAATCAAATCAGTTGAAATGGCGAAAAGATTGCACATTTTTGcaacaaaattttgaactttaaTTTAAAGCAGAACCTTTTCAGACAAATTATGAACTTCTGCTGATCTACTCCTTTTCGTGGAACGCGGTTGAGCCTGGTTAATTGCTGCATCTGAAGCCTCCAATCCCTACAAAGATAAACAGACGTCAGCTACCACAATATTGGAAGTTCATTTAAGTACCCCCTCACCAGCAGGGGGggaattgaaaaaataaaaaaggaacaCAGATTAAGAGACTAATTTCCATAAGATTTCAGCATCCACAGATACTGATCAGCTGGTAAAggagcaaaaaaaatttttttttttaaaaaaaaggtgaaattaTCAATTTCAGTAGCAGAAATTCAAATATCGAAACTGATAATTCAGGAATTCAACACTAATTTAATCTAaacaaatgaaaggaaaaaaaaaaaaaaaaaagcaaactttcatgaaaaaaatgtcaaatttgTACGATTCTGCTAAAAAAAAGCTCAAATCACACTGATAATGACATGCAAATTTAACGTCGAAATCAAGAAAAAGCAAATGTTTCAATCCTAACCTTGTTTGCACCGGAAAATTCTCCCCTATCCATCGAAGAAGT contains the following coding sequences:
- the LOC113711146 gene encoding uncharacterized protein yields the protein MSDPYGTDDRSSFEPDSEPGGPPEPEDMNVFLHNLFQNSPATAGSSSLYRGSASMINSSSAASFDFSDPGGFFAGEVKGRLEKTFSLAAAGDCDAVTSSMDRGEFSGANKGLEASDAAINQAQPRSTKRSRSAEVHNLSEKRRRSRINEKLKALQNLIPNSNKTDKASMLDEAIEYLKQLQLQVQMLTIRNGLSFHPNYVSGSLQPMQLPMDFNEGDVMPNTSGGKHTLSSNQEVAMQAAFGVSNPKISSQQLAIASMTNNSSSAFSFGLQSSAQNNPGVPNYLASAKDLCREDTLMQFPLDISRSGNNSSSGVSS